A single genomic interval of Oryza sativa Japonica Group chromosome 7, ASM3414082v1 harbors:
- the LOC4343227 gene encoding vacuolar protein sorting-associated protein 24 homolog 1 isoform X2: MHLGEIVATARTVGHLSKSAEVMKIVNNLMKAPELAATMQEFSKEMTKAGVMEEMVNDAVDSALDSEDMEEEIEEEVDKVLASVAGETASQLPDAVRKQRINQASTSRVPEERQAVAEGADDDEEDLEEIRARLAKVRS; the protein is encoded by the exons ATGCATCTTGGAGAAATTGTTG CAACGGCAAGAACTGTCGGTCATCTGTCAAAAAGTGCTGAAGTTATGAAAATCGTTAACAATCTAATGAAAGCTCCAGAATTGGCTGCCACCATGCAAGAATTTAGTAAAGAAATGACAAAG GCTGGTGTGATGGAAGAGATGGTCAACGATGCAGTTGATTCAGCTTTGGACTCTGAGGACATGGAGGAGGAAATTGAAGAGGAGGTTGACAAGGTTCTTGCTTCAGTAGCTGGGGAGACTGCCTCACAGCTACCCGATGCTGTGAGGAAACAGAGGATAAACCAAGCTTCAACAAGCAGGGTCCCAGAAGAG CGACAAGCTGTTGCTGAGGgcgctgatgatgatgaggaagatCTGGAAGAGATCAGAGCACGGCTTGCTAAAGTGAGGTCATAA
- the LOC4343227 gene encoding vacuolar protein sorting-associated protein 24 homolog 1 isoform X1, translating into MEKVKGLLKPRPTPQQQLREWQRKLRNECRVLDRQIRDVQREEKNVEKSIREAAKRNDIGSAKALAKELVRSRRAVNRLYENKAQLNSVSMHLGEIVATARTVGHLSKSAEVMKIVNNLMKAPELAATMQEFSKEMTKAGVMEEMVNDAVDSALDSEDMEEEIEEEVDKVLASVAGETASQLPDAVRKQRINQASTSRVPEERQAVAEGADDDEEDLEEIRARLAKVRS; encoded by the exons ATGGAGAAGGTGAAGGGTCTGCTGAAGCCGCGGCcgacgccgcagcagcagctgcgGGAGTGGCAGCGCAAGCTCCGCAACGAGTGCCGCGTCCTCGACCGCCAGATCCGAG ATGTGCAGAGGGAGGAGAAGAACGTGGAGAAGTCTATCAGGGAGGCTGCAAAGCGCAATGACATTGGATCCGCAAAG GCTCTTGCTAAGGAACTAGTGAGGTCAAGACGTGCTGTTAATCGTCTCTATGAAAACAAGGCTCAACTAAATTCAGTATCAATGCATCTTGGAGAAATTGTTG CAACGGCAAGAACTGTCGGTCATCTGTCAAAAAGTGCTGAAGTTATGAAAATCGTTAACAATCTAATGAAAGCTCCAGAATTGGCTGCCACCATGCAAGAATTTAGTAAAGAAATGACAAAG GCTGGTGTGATGGAAGAGATGGTCAACGATGCAGTTGATTCAGCTTTGGACTCTGAGGACATGGAGGAGGAAATTGAAGAGGAGGTTGACAAGGTTCTTGCTTCAGTAGCTGGGGAGACTGCCTCACAGCTACCCGATGCTGTGAGGAAACAGAGGATAAACCAAGCTTCAACAAGCAGGGTCCCAGAAGAG CGACAAGCTGTTGCTGAGGgcgctgatgatgatgaggaagatCTGGAAGAGATCAGAGCACGGCTTGCTAAAGTGAGGTCATAA